The region CGGGGGGTGACTAGCCCTGATTAAAATGGTTTGACCCCAGTAGTGTATGCACTGGTACAGGGGAATCATTATGGAAACGCGCCGTTTGGAAGAACTCTTTGACAACAACTTTCGTCacaaaaatgtagcaaaacTGACAGCATACATTTCACAGTAGCATCGATGACGACTGTTCCCGTGACTATGAGTTCGCAGACATCATATACAAATAAACGACAACTTCCTGTCGATACAAGGTACCGTTGTTGGGTGGTGACAATCTCATAAATCTCATGTTGGTTGTCTTAGTCCTAACCAAATGATGCCGTTGACCCTTTGCAAAAAACTGCACTTGACTTCACTGATAATCAAAAGGCTTTGCCTATGTCTATGCAGTTATCAGCCAAATTTACATTGACAAATAGTTACATGTTACAGTAATGTAATATACCAACAGCTACTATCTGTCTATAATTAGTTATGACCATGGTTAGAAAGAAACGCATTGTGTTTCACTCAGCCATACTTACCATGGTTTACTGTTCCTATATAAGTACCATTCTGCTAAACATCAACTGCAGTGAACTATGTTGGATGATACTTATTTCGAAAGGAGAATACTTTTCCAGATATAAGCATATTAAATAGCATTTTAACATAATATTGATATCTTTCAACAACCAAACTATATTAGATTTTAGAAGTATTGCGTTGTCACTCGGCCATACTTACCAGAGTTTACTATAATTCATGATAATATCTTTCTATGATTCTAGTAGAACTGTAGCGGGCACTGTTCGAACCTACTCCTTTCACTTTACCACAGCAAGCGATGACGTCAAAATTTTGCTCTAGAGATGATATCCAATCGTTGATGAGAGCCATCTCTTACACGTTTACATGCCTTTCGTAACAGAATCGAaatcgaccccccccccaaaaaaagacaaaagattcgAGATTTTAAGATACaatcgttggtggcgctcgTATATATCCGTCTATAGTTCAGCGAATATCAGCGTGTCTCAAGCAACTGTCTAAAACTGCAGTCTACGTTTCTACATGGCAGGAAACTTAATAGTGATTATTGATTCCATCTAGTTTAATCAAACGCTTCAATTGTCTGGCAGAGACAGTTTTCTAAGAAATGTAACACTTTTACAGTTATTTGTACAATCTTTGTCGTTGGACAGCTGGCAGTCCTTGTTACTTTTATAGTCAGTTGTGATCATTGTCACTTGAATTGAAAAGTATAGTTGACAAACCAATGTCAGTTATACTAGTAGTATCCACTCTTGATGTCAAAatgacaagtttataaaacaaccTCTGGAAACTTTACTGAGggctttgattttatttttttaattatgtgtttctgatatttgaaaaatatggcAAATATTTGATAAGTAATCTCCGACAAACAAAAAACTGACAATTTTGACAACAATTAATTTCGAATTTGACAAATCAAATCGGTATATCACTTGGCTACTGTGTGTCAGACATTGTTTTATCTTTCCGAAAACGAATGTTGTGTACGTTCATGTTGGATTTCTGAAAAATCGCAATTAGATAAAATTTATCCAAGATATTTAGAAAAACACAAATGAAGAATTTGCCTAAATAtctatattataatgtaatgcacatgtatataaaatgttaGTGCCGCGTGCAGACGTAAGTATTACGGGACTCGCTGATAATTAATCCCAGCAGCTGTATTCCCCAAGTAACCACTCAGTCTGCAAGCAGGATAGTGAGTTATCTATGGCATCCATGACTTCTTTTGGCCTGCATGGAAACGAAGGAGTCGATAATCCTCGACACTGTGTCTTGACGTCTGCTGTCATATGACAAAGGTGACGCTGATTTTACCTTAGTCTCAGCACAGACAAGTCTGtggtctcagaccactatagaaataTAGATGTCTGAGGTTGTACCAATCAATAGGGGTAGTGCGCACTTGTTTTTAGGACAGTAAATCAATGTTTCAGTTTGGTTTATATGTATTTCGGTAAAGGATGGCCAGACGGTATTGTACATCTGCCAGTATTGATCAAAATTAATAATCAGAAGTCATGGTTTTAAAAGATCAACTGCAAACGTCAAGTAATAGGCCATTTCTTGTGTAAGCAATTGGGGGGAGGGGAGGCCAATAATATCCCAACTATCCCTGATTCAACATGAGTGTATTAGTAAATACACCATACTTGTATACTGAAAAGAGACATTTATTGACCAAATGCTGATAAACTGCTCAAAGTGTATactttttcattatttctttcTACGATGTTTCCGAATGTAATTTCTAATAAAAGCAAAGTCGACTGAATTAccaggtggtggtggtggtggtggtggtggtggtctgGGAGGGGGTCGTCTAATCTCCCATTAGTAACTTCGTCTTTTGTAACTCCAGTGCGGATTAACACCAAGAAAGACTAACTGTGTCAGTATCGTTGGTTTCTTAACGACTAGCTGTTATTGTCAGTAGAGTACATTATGCCTCTTTTAGACTTAAGTAGGTGATTCTATGAATAGAAATGACAGTCATCGACATGGCGTATTGATCAGTAAATACTTAAAAGTTACCCTTTTAGTGATGATTGTGTAAATAAAATGCAATGTGGAACAATTGTAACACTAGAATGGTATCTATAGCGACATGTGTCGATAGTTTTATTGTTAGGAGAATATCTCGATCAGCAAAAATAATTTATCTTGGATTGTTCGTGCATGACTAAAGTATTCGTTCTTTGTCCTAATTTTGAATTATGCCGCGTAATTGATATAAATAGATTGATTAAGATTCAGATAACAAGAATCTATTTACTCAAGTACGAGATCTTGTCAAAGTCTGAGACATGCAGAAATTTAGCTGATCGTGtatacccaatctgattaaaatctgatgtggtgaaagcgggaggttgtctttatttacctctatttccattgcttgtgtcgtttgttttgttctgggtgatcgcCACCttacccggaacaaaacaaacgacacaaaacgatggaaatagactTAAATAAAGACAATCTAAGCAATGATGCGTTCCCCTGTGCAATATGTTCACGCAATGACCAAGATAATAGGCACTTGCATGTACCGCTGTATGCCCAGCTGTAAGCTTTAGGGGATTCCCCCCTATTACGTCATTTTATGCTAATTAGATGTAAAAGCGCCACCAAGTGTCAGTCCTCTGGTAGTATTACTTCAGCGCAGGTAAGAAGAGCTAGACAGCAGCAGAATGTCTGGCCCAATTATACCAGGCTACGATTCCCGACGATCTCCGGTGATATGTATGCACGGATGTGCTAGTAGCAGCCAACCTTTAGCGACAGAAATTGGAGTTGGTAAGTTAAGCCATGGActccccctccactgtctatggttaagCCATGGAGGTATTAGActaatgtaatatattattataagaCTCTAAGATCTAAGACCAGACTCCTTTAATAAGCTTAGTTAGGTATGCTTTGAGGGGGcatgggtgggtggggtggggtgtgaGTTGGTACGTTTTACCTTTCCAGCGAGATTCCAAAATAGAAATTTGGGGCCAaatatatgtacctgtcagGAAGTAGGACAGCATACTGCATACAATTATCTAAagttcatttgataaaaaaacaaaacagcgTTTTGctgaaaacacattttgatttAATGCTTTCCTATTAAAAGTCATGTGAAATAAgatgtttttgaaaataagcAAAGAAAAGTATTTAGTGGAAAGTGTTAATCAGGTGTTCAATTGCCCTGGTAACTAAACCACTCAAAAACACACAGTTTCAATGACATGTCTTATTTTAGACTTTagagtatgtgtatgtgtatgaacaAATGACATGTACTGATACTGTAATCaaaatgtcattcaaacctgtgACATTTCTGTGGACATATTTGATTAGTTCGTTGACAAATCTAAAATGTTGCTTACAAAggaatgtttattttatgttattaatTTATGTGACACAGTTCCATTGTTTTGCATTTATCTTGTTTTCATCATCaactaaaatacaaacataGATGGAACATCCTATGTCACATGTATTAGTTGATTACCATGTAAGGAAATATCCATTGATGTGTCATTTGATATAAGTGTCACCTATACTAGGTGATGATGTAAATAAGttacaacaaaaacaataaaacatgTACCTTATTTACATCATCAACTAAAATAGATGAGGTGATCAGCTTGTGACAtcaatgtgattaaaatctgatgtaggaataaAGAATTAAATTATCTTTATTTACCTTTGTTTCCTTCATATATTATCGTTCAGTGTTAGACTTTGTTGTTCTGAGTTTAGCCCCTTCTTTCTAGAGCTAAGAACAACACTGATTCCATGTGACATGAGTTTGAAGTGTTTGCATTGTACCTTGCAGGGTCCAGTAGCATTTGTACACGCCCTCACTAGTGTTACTCGCCTGTAAAGTATTAGTTTTCAGGAGTTTTTAATAAATACTGTCAATCAATGTTAACTGccacaatgtatgtacaatctgaataaaatctgatgtgtacatgtacacatcatgatttctttttggctgttacatttactatagtttgttcttttgtgagccaCACAAGAGCACTGAGTGAATTCTCTTAATCAGTGAAAATGCATAATACGCCAAAACATATGGGTACAGTTTGTCAGAGTGCtgacaacaatgttatcattattgtttgcgTCATTCTCTTTTGTTCAATTTCGAACGTTGAGTGTTATCTTGCAAGacagattctggttggctactcgtaaATACAAGATTGAGTtcaggaaaacctatggtattgtgtcagatgtatgtaacgacactcacaaaagaacaaacaacagcaaacgtaacagccaaaaagaaatcatgacatgtacactacatcggattttaatcagattgaatgtATATAGTTATTTCTCATACTTTCTCAAACCTTCATTgttaaattttttttgaaaaaacaaaattgtttcttttttaCAAACATGTGCATCTTGTACCATAAGTctcatgtatataaataagaaaaacaacaaattattgTTAGATGTGCTCAAAGCTCTTGCCAATTAGTAACCCAGCATGGACATATAATGGTACAGAGgccttcatacatgtatttccctATTCCGTCAACAAGCCAGGAGCTATATACTTCCAGATCACCAATTGTACAAGCTGGATTGACTGGGCCACCAATGTAGTTCAATGgtttgttgaatggtttattccatcatgtcatcttgaagagtaggcatgtcccatgtccgacgaggagacacaacatgagtaggcatgttccatgtcgtacgagcagacacaacatatctaagtctgtttgatttaggttcacaagtgttgttgtgtgatcagagtagtgatatcaagaaaatgacaacataaactgccagttccttaaaacccaatcatagcggggaatatgtcattctcaatgactcgtttaaacttgttttgttgtgtctaaaattttacttttatactattttgtgtttttattcaaaatagacATCCTGAACAAAGGTGGAAATGCTGCCGATGCAGCTGTTGCCGTGGCAGCCGCTCTGAATGTGACTGAACCTGGTAGTACAGGTATCGGAGGAGatgcattttgtttgttttacaacaGTACTACAAAAGCAGTGGAGGGAATTAATGGCAGGTGAGTTttcttgtaaatatatttatttgaaatcaaaatattatcagCATAGTATCACAACCTTAAAAGAGAACAGCACTCTAGGAAGTAGAGACATTTTGTCAACTTTTGATATGTACACTGAACTATCAATAATCAGTAAAGTTCATGGCAATTGAAATTTCCAAGTCTGATAACTTTGTgattattagcacaactgaacactgagGTGGTTCAATAGGGCTTAGTAGGCATCACAagatatctgtatgtatgtgatattcTAGATACAACGTTCGGTAGTCTATGAGCCCTGGAATACTGCTAGGCAGATTGAGCCAAGGGAACTCTTTctgttgatttccattggtcttgTTTATTTCAGTGGACGTGTCTGTCAAGTTAGCcaatataaatacatgttttgtatggtttttttatatttcagtgGACGTGCACCTGTTAAGTTAGATCTGGATTATTTGAACAGTCTTGGTTACGATGAAAACAACCCAGTACCTAGCCGCCATGCTCTAAACATTACTGTACCTGGTGCCGCAGCTTGTTGGATTGATACTGTAGAGAGATTTGGCAGTGGCAATGTAATtaacaatatttgcaattatTGTATCATTTCAGTTGTGGATTTTGCAATAGTGTCACACATGTGGCTTTCTCACAATAGACAAATAAAACCATACTCCAGTATTAAATTAGTCCATTGAAAAGAAATGAGAGGAATTCCATTGTCAGCAAGTGAAGGTAGAAGTAAAGATTTGAACAGTATAACTATAAATCATGTCTTGTTTACTGTACTTACAGACCTATTGACATTCCTCAAGACTTGCTTGTACTAGGTGTCATCATTTTGTAGTTGGACTGAACCTTGCTTCGTAACAAAACGTATGTAACGGTTAGAGTTAGATTAGAAAGATCTCCATGGATAAGTTTAGGCAGAACAAAGCAAAGCCAAACATGTCCTCTTATTGAACACTAACCAACTTACAAGTCAACGGTTGGTTGATTTGATTATTGATGGCGTTAAAATTGTGACTAGGggctgatatacatgtagagtgaTATGCAACAGTGTTGCAAACATGTGTTGATGATTGGACTGAGCCTAAGCCATTGGTTCAACTGCTTTCAGTAAGATGTTTTCTTCCTGAAATAGAAATTTGTAGCAAATTAGCAAGGAAGATTTCTATTGGTCTATACATCAATATCAGCGGAAGTTGATTTCTAACTTGTACTGGTAAACCACAATTTTCTCCCTTTTCCATGCTATTTCAGCTAACATTGGCACAAATTCTGGACCCAGCCATCAAGCTAGCAGAGACTGGGTACCCAGTCAATGTGTTATCAGCCTTGAGTTGGAAGAACAGCGAGGGTTTGTTTACTAACCCTGCCAATAGACATGGTCATGAAATGTTACTGAATGGTGCTGCACCTAAAGCTGGTCAAATCATGTTCTTGCAGAATATGGCAGCAACATTCAGGGTAAGACACACATCCCTCCCCTTCTCCCCTCCCCATGGTTTGCTTTAATCTCATTGTCATTGCTCAAGTAAGTAAGTACTGTCAACAGGTAAATCCTCCCCAAGTGCACATAGCATCTTTCCATTAGAAATAGTCTGTGATGATGCGTGAATCAGCAGTCATTGTTGAGAatcatccaaaataaataacctAAAGAATTTCTTACAACACCTATACTTCTTTATGGCCATGACATTTGTTCTGACAACATACTTGGTTTTTTTTCCTATTCACATGAAAAAGACCTCTGTTTCTGACCTCTTGTCATTTCTGTAACCTTTGAACCTTATACAATACAAGTAGGTTTGTATTTAATCAGAATACATCTTTCACAGGAAATTGCAACCAATGGTAAAACAGGTTACTATGAAGGTAGAATTGCCCAGGCTATTGTAGATGTTGTCAATGAACATGGTGGTGTGATGGAGTTGAGTGATCTACAAAGTCATGTGTCAACCAATGACCAGCCAATCTTTACAGATTATAAAGGTGTCCGAGTCTGGGAAATGCCACCCAACGGACAAGGAATCACTGCTCTCATGGCTCTAAACATTTTGGAGGGTATCCCTGGTCTCAAAGGTATTTGGTTTTATCTTTATTCTCAAGGAATGTAGGCCAGTATTGTAGTCAATTATTCTGGTTCTCACTTCTGGTTCCGAAAATCAGCTTCCGAACAGCACTCATGGTGGCCAAACTGcacaattcttttgttttttcaataaCTTGATTATGGCATATACTTTATTTATGTACTATATGAATGCACTATATTTATGTTTTACTACAGATAAATGACAAAGTACCAACGTTTAAAGTTACAAAATAACCTAATACATACATTGCAGTATGTGTTCTCCGAGAAGGCTCAGAGACCAGTAACACTCTGTAGTTGGCCTGTTGgagtctagtctagttcctgacggactGTATTTCGTACTACGTCAACTTCACACTTAAACCGCCTAGTCAAGCCCGTGACTCAAGGTGTTAATTGTATCGAAACTTGAatggcgcatgtcagtagtaatccatcacaaattgacggGC is a window of Glandiceps talaboti chromosome 5, keGlaTala1.1, whole genome shotgun sequence DNA encoding:
- the LOC144434884 gene encoding glutathione hydrolase-like YwrD proenzyme encodes the protein MSGPIIPGYDSRRSPVICMHGCASSSQPLATEIGVDILNKGGNAADAAVAVAAALNVTEPGSTGIGGDAFCLFYNSTTKAVEGINGSGRAPVKLDLDYLNSLGYDENNPVPSRHALNITVPGAAACWIDTVERFGSGNLTLAQILDPAIKLAETGYPVNVLSALSWKNSEGLFTNPANRHGHEMLLNGAAPKAGQIMFLQNMAATFREIATNGKTGYYEGRIAQAIVDVVNEHGGVMELSDLQSHVSTNDQPIFTDYKGVRVWEMPPNGQGITALMALNILEGIPGLKEMGHNTTQYLHYLIESLRLSFADTTYYVADPSVVNVPTEGMLSKDYATERRALIDPDKAIEVTRGSPPSSDTVYFSVLDKDGNACSFINSNYQGFGTALVPEGCGFTLQNRGANFSLDPDHPNVVAPNKRPYHTIIPAMATKTDTSDLMACFGVMGGFMQPQGHVQVLLNMFEFGMDPQTALDMPRFCVESVTSTTQKISFEDGMSQTVMQELAAMGHTVEGPVTGWYSRSLFGRGQIITKGAWWLDARSEEDKEDYYDDPNVYWVGSDPRADGCAAAAQTV